The Legionella cincinnatiensis genome includes a region encoding these proteins:
- the hslV gene encoding ATP-dependent protease subunit HslV yields MEQFRGTTILSVRRGNQVVIGGDGQVTLGNTVMKGNARKVRRLYKDQVIAGFAGGTADAFTLFERFESKLEMHQGHLVRAAVELAKDWRTDRMLRRLEAVLAVADVKSSLIITGNGDVIEPEHSLIAIGSGGPFAQAAARALLENTDLSAIEIVRKSLMIAGDICIYTNNHLTLEELNNVNK; encoded by the coding sequence TTGGAACAATTTCGTGGAACAACCATACTTTCAGTACGGCGTGGTAACCAGGTAGTTATTGGAGGTGATGGCCAGGTGACTTTGGGTAATACGGTAATGAAGGGAAATGCCCGTAAAGTACGACGACTCTATAAAGATCAGGTCATTGCTGGTTTTGCTGGAGGAACTGCAGATGCGTTTACTCTTTTTGAACGTTTTGAGAGCAAGTTGGAAATGCATCAGGGCCATTTAGTACGTGCTGCAGTTGAGCTTGCTAAAGATTGGCGAACAGATAGAATGCTACGTCGGCTTGAGGCGGTTCTTGCTGTAGCAGATGTCAAATCTTCCTTAATTATTACAGGTAATGGTGATGTAATAGAGCCTGAGCATAGTTTGATTGCTATTGGTTCAGGAGGTCCTTTTGCACAAGCTGCTGCACGAGCATTGCTGGAAAATACAGATTTATCCGCTATAGAAATAGTGCGTAAGTCGTTAATGATCGCAGGCGATATCTGTATCTATACCAATAACCATTTAACTTTAGAAGAATTAAATAATGTCAACAAATAA
- the hslU gene encoding ATP-dependent protease ATPase subunit HslU: MSTNNSMVTNPREVREVMTPREIVQELDKYIIGQDNAKRAVAIALRNRWRRMKIQDAALRNEIMPKNILMIGPTGVGKTEIARRLAKLARAPFIKVEATKFTEVGYVGRDVDSILRDLADIAVKQEREFAMKKVEHLAEDAAEERILDVLLPPPRGSLTPGEKDSTARQVFRKQLREGALNDNEIEIEVSATPIGIEIMAPPGMEEMTNQLQSMFQQVGSHRTKTRKMTIAKAMQILREEEAAKLINEDDIKTRAIENVEQNGIVFIDELDKVARRAENGSGGDVSREGVQRDLLPLVEGTTVTTKYGMIRSDHILFIASGAFHVAKPSDLIAELQGRLPIRVELSALSVEDFVRILTEPTASLTLQYSALMATEGLTLTFDESGIRRIAEVAWQVNERTENIGARRLYTVMERLLEVVSFEATDKSGESVYVDKAYVDKNLGQLVADEDLARYIL; the protein is encoded by the coding sequence ATGTCAACAAATAACAGTATGGTGACTAATCCTCGCGAAGTTCGAGAAGTGATGACGCCTCGAGAGATTGTCCAAGAATTAGATAAATATATTATTGGCCAAGATAATGCGAAAAGAGCTGTGGCTATCGCTTTACGTAATCGTTGGCGTCGGATGAAAATTCAAGATGCTGCTTTACGAAATGAAATTATGCCTAAAAACATCCTTATGATAGGACCAACGGGTGTAGGTAAAACAGAGATTGCGCGCCGTTTAGCGAAACTAGCACGTGCTCCATTTATAAAAGTAGAGGCTACGAAATTTACCGAAGTAGGTTATGTTGGACGGGATGTAGATTCTATTCTTCGTGATCTAGCAGATATTGCGGTGAAGCAGGAACGTGAATTTGCTATGAAAAAAGTCGAACATTTGGCTGAAGATGCGGCTGAAGAGCGAATTCTTGACGTATTACTTCCCCCTCCTCGTGGCAGCTTAACTCCTGGAGAAAAGGACAGTACAGCAAGACAAGTATTTCGTAAGCAATTACGTGAAGGAGCACTTAATGATAATGAAATTGAAATAGAAGTTTCAGCAACGCCAATAGGCATTGAAATTATGGCTCCTCCTGGTATGGAAGAGATGACGAACCAATTACAATCAATGTTCCAACAAGTGGGAAGTCATCGTACAAAAACGCGAAAAATGACTATTGCTAAGGCAATGCAAATATTGCGTGAAGAAGAAGCTGCTAAGCTGATTAATGAAGATGATATTAAGACTCGTGCCATAGAAAATGTAGAACAAAATGGTATTGTGTTTATTGATGAATTGGATAAAGTAGCTAGACGTGCTGAAAATGGAAGCGGTGGAGATGTTTCTCGTGAAGGAGTGCAAAGAGATTTATTACCTTTAGTTGAAGGAACTACAGTTACGACTAAATATGGAATGATTCGCTCAGATCATATTTTATTCATAGCATCTGGAGCGTTTCATGTAGCGAAACCATCTGATTTGATCGCTGAATTACAGGGTCGTCTTCCCATACGCGTGGAGTTGTCCGCTCTTTCCGTTGAGGATTTTGTACGTATTCTTACAGAACCTACGGCATCGTTAACATTGCAATATAGTGCCTTGATGGCAACAGAAGGTTTAACATTAACTTTTGATGAATCAGGCATCAGACGTATTGCTGAAGTAGCATGGCAAGTGAATGAGCGCACAGAAAATATTGGTGCGCGCAGGCTCTATACAGTTATGGAACGACTGTTGGAAGTAGTTTCGTTTGAAGCTACAGACAAATCAGGTGAATCTGTGTATGTTGATAAGGCCTATGTAGATAAAAATCTGGGTCAGCTTGTGGCAGATGAGGATTTGGCTCGTTACATTCTTTAA
- a CDS encoding DUF5617 domain-containing protein, whose product MSHGSDSIATIKSGDLEFLQEADDSSISSELSSPFSCIGLATNSFFKRSKSNLAFPDSYSKLWSKIEENSNIRRIKALLIDYTKESFLLGSSIGLIISGHWNRHHVSAVSKIIANISVKNYYESADDVIAELKALKPEKGGSLYQRIKFIEMKLEEQLRYYFNY is encoded by the coding sequence ATGTCACATGGATCGGATTCTATTGCTACAATCAAAAGTGGGGATCTTGAGTTTTTACAAGAGGCTGATGATTCTTCAATAAGTTCTGAACTGTCTTCTCCTTTTTCGTGCATTGGGTTAGCCACAAACTCATTTTTTAAACGTTCAAAATCTAACTTGGCTTTTCCTGACTCTTATTCCAAACTCTGGAGTAAAATTGAAGAAAATTCAAACATACGAAGAATCAAAGCATTGCTCATTGATTACACCAAAGAGAGTTTTTTATTGGGTTCCTCTATCGGCCTTATTATTTCAGGACATTGGAATAGACATCATGTTAGTGCAGTCAGTAAAATCATCGCAAATATTTCTGTGAAAAATTATTATGAATCAGCGGATGATGTTATTGCGGAGTTAAAAGCGCTAAAACCTGAAAAAGGAGGATCTTTGTATCAACGAATTAAATTTATTGAAATGAAATTAGAAGAGCAGCTAAGGTATTATTTTAATTATTAG
- the wrbA gene encoding NAD(P)H:quinone oxidoreductase — MSDPYILVLYYSRSGSVAQLAQYIARGVAHVTGIEARLRTVPPVSATCEAVDKAIPDTGAPYATLDDLRYCHGLALGSPTRFGNMAAPLKYFLDNTSSLWLAGDLVGKPACVFSSSASMHGGQETTLLSMMLPLLHQGMILLGVPYSEPSLNDTMSGGTPYGVTHVSGVANDRPLSQDEINLAKHLGERLAKTALKLSEEK, encoded by the coding sequence ATGTCTGATCCTTATATTTTGGTTTTGTATTACTCGCGTAGTGGTTCTGTGGCACAATTAGCACAATATATCGCACGTGGTGTGGCACATGTTACGGGTATTGAAGCACGCTTAAGAACAGTTCCTCCTGTTTCTGCTACTTGTGAAGCAGTAGATAAGGCGATTCCAGATACTGGCGCGCCTTACGCTACATTGGATGATTTGCGTTATTGTCATGGGTTGGCTTTGGGAAGTCCAACCCGCTTTGGGAATATGGCTGCTCCTTTAAAATATTTTCTAGATAATACATCTTCCTTGTGGTTGGCAGGTGATTTAGTGGGCAAACCTGCCTGTGTCTTTTCTTCGTCTGCGAGTATGCATGGAGGCCAAGAAACAACTCTCTTAAGTATGATGTTACCTTTATTGCATCAAGGTATGATTTTACTCGGAGTGCCTTATTCTGAACCCTCATTAAATGATACAATGAGTGGCGGTACACCTTATGGTGTGACTCATGTTTCTGGTGTAGCAAATGACCGTCCTTTAAGCCAAGATGAAATTAATTTAGCAAAGCATTTGGGTGAACGGTTAGCTAAAACTGCTTTAAAATTGAGTGAAGAAAAATGA
- a CDS encoding exodeoxyribonuclease III, whose translation MKVISFNANGIRSAARNGFYEWLVTQDADFVCIQETKVQPDQLIPEELYYPRDYYCDYYSAQKKGYSGVAIYARHKPIRVIKGIGFDYCDNEGRYIQFDYPKFSIISLYLPSGTSGEQRQEVKYQFLEQFAKHLMQLKNEGRELIICGDYNIAHKEIDLKNWKGNRKNSGFLPEERAWMDKLFGAMGFVDAFRVHNQEEEQYTWWSFRGRAWEKNVGWRIDYQVVTPGFIEDVVHSRIFRDVRLSDHAPLLIEYKGDWYA comes from the coding sequence ATGAAAGTTATTAGTTTTAATGCCAATGGGATACGCTCGGCGGCACGAAATGGTTTTTATGAATGGCTTGTAACCCAAGATGCTGATTTTGTTTGTATTCAAGAAACTAAAGTACAACCCGATCAATTAATTCCAGAAGAACTTTATTATCCTCGTGATTATTATTGTGATTATTATTCAGCGCAAAAGAAAGGATATAGCGGAGTGGCGATTTATGCGCGTCATAAGCCTATTCGTGTTATTAAAGGGATAGGATTTGATTATTGCGATAATGAAGGACGATATATTCAATTTGATTATCCGAAATTCAGTATTATTTCACTTTACTTACCGTCTGGTACAAGTGGTGAGCAACGTCAGGAAGTGAAGTATCAATTTTTAGAGCAATTTGCTAAGCATTTAATGCAATTAAAAAATGAGGGACGCGAATTAATTATATGTGGGGATTATAACATCGCGCATAAAGAAATTGATTTAAAAAATTGGAAAGGCAACCGAAAGAACTCAGGTTTTTTACCCGAAGAACGAGCTTGGATGGATAAGTTATTTGGGGCCATGGGATTTGTAGATGCATTTCGAGTTCATAATCAAGAAGAAGAACAATACACTTGGTGGTCTTTTAGAGGACGGGCTTGGGAGAAAAATGTAGGATGGAGAATCGATTATCAAGTAGTGACCCCAGGATTTATTGAGGATGTGGTTCATAGCCGTATTTTTCGTGACGTACGTTTGTCGGATCACGCTCCTTTATTAATTGAATATAAAGGAGATTGGTATGCTTAA
- the xth gene encoding exodeoxyribonuclease III — translation MLKLASWNVNSLKVRLEQVVSWMDSSHIDILAIQETKLIDENFPKAVFVEKGYHVVFSGQKTYNGVAIISRYPFSDILTDIPDLEDPQRRILIVTVAGIRLINLYVPNGSELTSDKYQYKLNWLQKVTYFIQQQMSIYPKIAVVGDFNIAPEDQDVHDPLEWEGSVLVSPAERKAFAQLLQLGFHDSFRNFIQEELSFSWWDYRAASFRRNRGLRIDHILLSKELNHLCRQSVIDKEPRKVERPSDHAPVWVALELNEI, via the coding sequence ATGCTTAAATTGGCAAGTTGGAATGTTAATTCACTCAAGGTCAGATTAGAACAAGTAGTATCCTGGATGGATTCTTCTCATATCGATATCCTTGCGATACAAGAAACAAAATTAATCGATGAGAATTTTCCTAAGGCTGTATTTGTAGAAAAAGGCTATCATGTTGTCTTTTCTGGACAAAAAACATACAATGGTGTTGCTATCATTAGTCGATATCCTTTTTCAGATATTCTCACTGATATTCCTGATTTGGAGGATCCCCAACGACGAATTTTGATAGTAACTGTTGCAGGAATTCGTTTGATCAATTTATATGTTCCCAATGGTTCTGAACTTACTTCTGATAAATATCAATATAAATTGAATTGGTTACAAAAAGTTACTTATTTTATTCAACAACAAATGAGTATTTATCCTAAAATCGCTGTGGTTGGTGATTTTAATATTGCTCCTGAAGATCAAGATGTGCATGATCCGCTTGAATGGGAAGGGTCTGTATTGGTAAGCCCCGCTGAGCGAAAGGCTTTTGCTCAGCTACTACAACTGGGATTTCATGACAGCTTTAGAAATTTTATTCAGGAGGAGCTCTCGTTTAGCTGGTGGGATTATCGTGCTGCGTCTTTTAGACGTAATCGCGGTTTGCGTATTGATCATATCTTATTAAGTAAAGAACTGAATCATTTATGCAGACAATCAGTGATTGATAAGGAACCTAGAAAAGTAGAAAGACCTTCGGATCATGCACCTGTTTGGGTGGCATTGGAGTTAAATGAGATTTAA
- a CDS encoding Dps family protein, protein MKKMEVYKLDTPNDLDIKDRRKIAEAINPLVADTFALFVKTKNFHWHMTGPHYRDYHLLLDEHSDQIFLMVDVLAERVRKLGEKTIQSIGQIKELQTIKDAHEILSAEEMLHQLLKDNKAFLKNMRKAHEICNKGNDCATTSILEEYIDETERRIWFLFETLQNK, encoded by the coding sequence ATGAAAAAAATGGAAGTTTATAAACTGGATACTCCAAATGATCTTGATATTAAAGATAGGAGGAAAATCGCCGAAGCAATTAATCCGCTTGTTGCAGATACTTTTGCTTTATTTGTTAAAACAAAAAATTTTCATTGGCACATGACTGGACCGCACTATCGCGATTATCACCTTTTGCTCGACGAACACAGTGACCAAATTTTTTTAATGGTTGATGTATTAGCAGAGCGAGTCCGAAAATTAGGAGAAAAAACAATCCAATCGATTGGACAAATCAAAGAATTACAGACAATTAAAGATGCTCATGAAATATTGTCTGCTGAAGAAATGCTTCATCAACTCCTAAAAGACAATAAAGCTTTTTTAAAAAATATGAGAAAAGCTCATGAAATATGCAATAAAGGAAATGATTGCGCCACAACGAGTATTCTCGAAGAATATATAGACGAAACAGAAAGAAGAATTTGGTTTTTATTTGAAACACTACAAAATAAATGA
- the rpmE gene encoding 50S ribosomal protein L31, translating to MKASIHPEYKKVKVMCSCGEEFETRSTLGKDLNIEVCSKCHPFYTGKQKLVDTGGRVQKFRDRYSQRATSNKEENK from the coding sequence ATGAAGGCATCAATTCATCCTGAATATAAAAAAGTTAAGGTAATGTGTAGTTGTGGTGAGGAATTTGAAACTCGATCAACATTAGGTAAGGACTTGAACATTGAAGTATGTTCAAAATGTCATCCTTTCTATACGGGTAAGCAAAAATTAGTAGATACTGGTGGACGTGTTCAGAAGTTTCGTGATCGTTATAGCCAACGCGCCACATCTAATAAAGAAGAAAATAAATAA
- a CDS encoding malic enzyme-like NAD(P)-binding protein codes for MDNEVLKQCALDYHEFPTPGKLGVHVTKSTDSQSDLSLAYTPGVAAPVIAIAENPEQAYRYTNKGNLVAVMTNGTAVLGLGDLGPLASKPVMEGKAVLFKRFAGIDVFDIEIDAHDPQAFIATAKRISPTFGGINLEDLKAPECFEIEQALMEQLNIPVFHDDQHGTAIVVAAGLLNALELQQKKLSEARIVCIGAGAAGIASMRLLTALGAHKENMLLLDTKGVIHSGRADLNAYKFAFSRTTECRTLADALVDADVFIGVAKPDLLDASLLKRMAPRPIIFALSNPDPEIRPEIAHRVRDDIVIATGRSDYPNQVNNVLCFPYIFRGALDVRAKCINQSMQIAAVESIRQLVHEPVSQVVKDNYPGVTYWEYGPNYILPKPIDPRLRERVPAAVAQAARASGVSQ; via the coding sequence TTGGATAACGAAGTTTTGAAACAATGTGCATTGGATTATCACGAATTTCCTACTCCTGGGAAACTCGGTGTTCATGTGACCAAATCAACTGACTCTCAGAGTGATTTATCTTTGGCTTATACACCCGGTGTCGCAGCCCCTGTAATCGCTATAGCAGAAAATCCTGAGCAAGCTTATCGTTATACCAATAAAGGAAATTTAGTAGCGGTAATGACTAATGGCACTGCGGTTCTTGGTTTAGGTGATCTCGGTCCTCTTGCTAGTAAACCCGTTATGGAAGGAAAAGCTGTCTTATTTAAGCGTTTTGCCGGTATTGATGTATTTGATATAGAAATTGATGCCCACGATCCACAAGCTTTTATTGCTACAGCAAAACGTATTTCACCTACATTTGGCGGGATTAATTTAGAAGATCTGAAAGCCCCAGAATGCTTCGAAATTGAACAGGCTTTAATGGAGCAATTAAATATCCCAGTTTTCCATGATGATCAACATGGAACTGCTATCGTAGTTGCTGCAGGTTTGCTCAATGCCCTTGAATTACAACAAAAAAAATTATCTGAAGCACGAATTGTTTGTATAGGAGCCGGTGCTGCGGGAATCGCTTCAATGCGCTTACTTACTGCCTTGGGCGCTCATAAAGAAAACATGTTGCTTTTGGACACTAAAGGGGTTATTCATTCGGGCCGTGCTGATTTAAATGCTTATAAATTTGCTTTTTCACGTACTACTGAATGCAGGACCTTAGCTGATGCATTAGTAGATGCAGATGTATTTATCGGTGTGGCAAAGCCAGATTTGTTAGATGCTAGTTTATTAAAACGAATGGCACCTAGACCCATTATTTTTGCGTTATCAAACCCAGATCCTGAAATTAGACCTGAAATAGCTCATCGAGTGCGCGATGATATAGTCATAGCTACTGGGCGTAGTGACTACCCTAATCAGGTAAACAATGTATTATGTTTTCCATATATTTTTCGTGGTGCATTGGATGTACGCGCTAAATGTATTAATCAATCCATGCAAATTGCGGCAGTTGAATCAATCCGCCAATTAGTGCATGAGCCAGTTTCCCAGGTAGTGAAGGATAATTACCCAGGTGTTACGTATTGGGAGTATGGTCCTAACTATATTCTTCCAAAGCCTATAGATCCTCGTTTGCGAGAGCGAGTTCCAGCTGCTGTAGCCCAAGCTGCAAGAGCAAGTGGCGTAAGTCAATGA
- a CDS encoding MFS transporter — protein sequence MLSENRRNYALIGWLICGLGALFYSYEYLLRIAPSVMETALREHFNLSATGFGNISSVYYYAYVPMQLPVGIMMDRYGPRRLLTFACLICVIGTFLFTGTTDFWVAASGRFLVGLGSAFAFVGVLKLATIWLPENKLAMVSGLTSALGTVGAMLGDNFLEIFVHRLGWIKTLNMTAFFGIVLTFILWLGIHDKKGRYRQSGTVSSFKKGMIDLGIIARNKQIWVNGLFGCLVYLPTTVFAELWGIPYLRHAHGLSAHGAGLANSLLFLGFTLGAPLMGYFSDRIARRKLPMLLGASVATVLMLVILYFPGLNESSVQILMFLLGLFYSAQAIVFAVGRELSPGEAAGTAMALTNMIVMLGGMLLQPLVGYLLDFSYSLRSGASLSTALVVENVHKLYNMTDYRIALAFIPIGMCIAALLTFFLKETHAHAPK from the coding sequence TTGCTTTCTGAAAACCGTAGAAATTACGCATTAATTGGATGGCTTATTTGTGGTCTTGGAGCCCTATTTTATAGTTACGAGTATTTGCTGCGGATCGCGCCTAGTGTGATGGAAACAGCACTGCGTGAGCATTTTAATTTATCTGCTACAGGATTTGGGAATATTTCATCTGTTTATTATTATGCTTATGTGCCTATGCAATTACCTGTGGGAATCATGATGGACCGCTACGGTCCTAGGCGATTATTAACTTTTGCATGTTTAATTTGTGTTATTGGAACTTTTTTATTCACAGGAACAACAGATTTTTGGGTTGCGGCTTCGGGACGATTTTTGGTGGGGTTGGGTTCTGCATTTGCATTTGTTGGTGTATTGAAGCTTGCAACAATCTGGTTGCCCGAAAATAAGCTCGCTATGGTTTCAGGACTCACTTCGGCATTAGGAACGGTTGGTGCGATGCTAGGTGATAATTTTTTAGAAATATTTGTTCATAGATTAGGATGGATCAAGACTCTAAATATGACCGCTTTTTTTGGTATTGTATTAACCTTTATTTTATGGTTAGGTATCCATGATAAAAAAGGTCGTTACAGACAGAGTGGTACTGTTTCTTCTTTTAAAAAAGGTATGATTGACTTAGGCATTATTGCGCGTAATAAACAAATATGGGTTAATGGATTATTTGGGTGTTTGGTTTATTTACCTACAACAGTTTTTGCTGAGTTGTGGGGAATCCCTTATTTAAGGCATGCTCATGGATTATCTGCGCATGGCGCCGGTTTAGCGAATTCGTTGCTTTTCTTAGGTTTTACTTTAGGAGCCCCATTGATGGGGTACTTTTCTGATCGCATAGCACGCAGAAAATTACCTATGCTTTTAGGTGCTAGTGTTGCGACTGTATTGATGCTGGTTATTCTGTATTTTCCTGGTTTGAACGAGAGTAGCGTACAGATCCTCATGTTTTTATTAGGGTTGTTTTATAGTGCGCAGGCGATTGTATTCGCAGTTGGACGGGAGTTGAGTCCCGGTGAAGCCGCAGGTACGGCGATGGCCTTGACTAACATGATCGTCATGTTAGGCGGTATGTTATTGCAGCCTTTAGTAGGATACTTGTTGGATTTTAGTTACTCCTTACGTAGTGGTGCCTCTCTTTCAACGGCATTAGTAGTTGAAAATGTACATAAACTCTATAACATGACTGACTATCGTATTGCTTTAGCATTTATACCTATTGGTATGTGTATTGCTGCTTTATTAACGTTCTTTTTAAAGGAAACACACGCTCATGCACCTAAATGA
- a CDS encoding MFS transporter: protein MHLNEIVSRKQLLLGLFICFVGAVFYCYEFILRIIPGVLQTELSTALGHISATTFGQISALYYFAYSPMQMPVGMLMDRFGPRRLLTFACLCCTVGSWMFTLTSSMFLVGSGRFLVGFGSSFAFVGVLSLALHWLPRRYFSLVAGLMTTLGMLGLVYGEVKITEWSQSIGWEQVLILIAIVGAGLSVLMLLIVRDGPEGHQSNKHPLPEFFRNVLKVLVAPEVWIIGFVGACLYTSLSVFGELWGKTYLEQAHHLTKVEAAKTVSAVFLGWAVGAPVAGYLSDRSGKRLLPLVLGAIFALICISLVLYCPGLSYFSLNVLLFLYGVFSATEIIVFIMAKECSGAQLSGTVFAATNMIISLAGAVFQPLVGKLLDTFGDSGIVKGEHIYTVVDYQVALSILPLSLLLVTILAFFIKDHQVI, encoded by the coding sequence ATGCACCTAAATGAAATTGTTTCAAGAAAACAGCTGTTGTTAGGCCTGTTTATCTGCTTTGTTGGGGCAGTGTTTTATTGTTATGAGTTTATCTTACGCATCATTCCAGGTGTGTTACAGACCGAGCTCAGTACCGCTTTAGGGCATATTTCAGCAACTACTTTTGGTCAGATATCTGCCCTTTATTATTTTGCATATTCTCCCATGCAGATGCCTGTTGGAATGTTAATGGATAGATTTGGCCCAAGACGACTGTTAACGTTTGCTTGTCTTTGTTGTACTGTAGGTTCGTGGATGTTTACCCTTACTTCATCTATGTTTTTAGTAGGTTCAGGACGTTTTTTAGTGGGCTTTGGCTCTTCTTTTGCTTTTGTTGGTGTGCTTTCCCTTGCGTTACATTGGTTACCTAGACGTTATTTTTCTTTAGTTGCGGGTTTAATGACCACTCTGGGAATGCTAGGCCTTGTTTATGGTGAAGTAAAAATTACTGAATGGTCTCAAAGTATAGGTTGGGAACAAGTATTAATCTTGATCGCCATTGTTGGTGCTGGACTGAGCGTACTGATGTTGCTGATTGTTCGTGATGGGCCAGAAGGACATCAGTCGAATAAGCATCCTTTACCGGAGTTTTTTCGAAATGTGCTTAAAGTACTCGTGGCTCCTGAAGTTTGGATTATCGGCTTTGTTGGTGCTTGCTTGTATACTTCTTTATCGGTGTTTGGTGAATTATGGGGGAAAACGTATTTGGAACAAGCCCATCATTTAACTAAGGTTGAGGCCGCTAAGACGGTTTCTGCAGTATTTTTGGGTTGGGCAGTAGGGGCTCCGGTAGCGGGGTATTTATCAGATCGTTCAGGAAAGCGTTTATTGCCATTGGTTTTAGGTGCTATTTTTGCTTTAATTTGTATTAGCCTTGTTTTGTATTGTCCAGGATTATCTTATTTTAGTCTCAATGTCTTATTATTTTTATATGGCGTGTTTAGTGCTACAGAAATTATCGTCTTTATTATGGCTAAAGAATGCAGCGGTGCTCAATTATCAGGTACCGTTTTTGCAGCGACTAACATGATAATTTCTCTTGCTGGGGCTGTGTTCCAACCTTTAGTGGGTAAGTTATTGGATACGTTTGGGGATAGTGGTATCGTCAAGGGAGAACATATTTATACTGTCGTGGATTATCAAGTTGCTTTATCCATATTACCTCTCTCCCTGTTATTGGTTACTATTCTTGCTTTTTTTATTAAAGATCATCAGGTCATTTAA
- a CDS encoding Dam family site-specific DNA-(adenine-N6)-methyltransferase — protein MIKIRPFLKWAGSKYNCLEKIVPLLPPGKRLIEPFTGSGVVFMNTHYSSYLLAESNLDLIHLFTLLQQQGDPFIRYCESFFNPEFNRKEKYYQIRSDFNASPYSPQKSAYFLYLNRHGYNGLCRYNSKGIYNVPFGLYTKPYFPHKEMRLFHQKSQCAEFIHNDFRKTFEYAERGDVIYCDPPYVPLSEKTPHLPYNQKLFTNEDQIELTELAKETAAKGIPVILSNHDTAFTRHHYRKAEIKSFPVSRFINCQGSMRHPVKELIAIFN, from the coding sequence ATGATTAAAATAAGACCTTTCCTAAAATGGGCAGGTAGTAAATACAACTGTTTGGAAAAGATTGTTCCTCTTCTTCCGCCGGGTAAACGCTTAATTGAGCCTTTCACCGGTTCTGGTGTTGTTTTTATGAATACCCATTACTCTTCTTATCTCCTTGCTGAAAGTAATCTTGATTTAATCCATTTATTTACCCTATTACAGCAACAAGGTGATCCCTTTATTCGATACTGTGAATCTTTTTTTAATCCTGAATTCAATCGTAAAGAAAAATACTATCAGATAAGATCTGATTTTAATGCCTCACCTTATTCCCCACAAAAATCAGCTTATTTTCTTTACCTCAACCGACATGGTTATAATGGCTTGTGTCGCTATAACTCTAAAGGAATCTATAACGTTCCTTTTGGCCTTTATACAAAACCTTATTTTCCACACAAAGAAATGCGTCTGTTCCATCAGAAAAGTCAATGTGCTGAATTTATTCATAACGATTTTAGAAAGACTTTTGAGTATGCAGAGCGTGGTGATGTAATCTATTGTGATCCTCCTTATGTGCCACTTTCAGAAAAAACACCCCATTTACCCTACAATCAAAAATTATTCACTAATGAAGATCAAATTGAGCTGACTGAGCTCGCTAAAGAAACAGCAGCAAAAGGCATTCCCGTTATTCTTTCTAACCATGATACTGCATTTACCCGACATCACTATAGAAAGGCAGAAATCAAAAGCTTCCCAGTCTCTCGTTTTATTAACTGTCAGGGCTCTATGCGGCATCCTGTTAAGGAATTAATTGCAATATTTAATTAA